Within Quercus lobata isolate SW786 chromosome 5, ValleyOak3.0 Primary Assembly, whole genome shotgun sequence, the genomic segment GTTTTAATTATGTGGGTAGAAGGAGAATTTAGTGTTTTTCTTTGTGTAGAGAGGCTACGTATATGCTAAATATTAACTAGAACTctaataaatatttgtaatgATAAGGAGCACGGCAAAAATAGAGTATTGCATTTTAATTCAATTCAGTTTCATTATCTTTTTCTCTGACATTGTTATGATATATGAATGGCCAGaggaacaaatttttttgtactaGTTGATATTAGTGCACCATTTCAAACTTACCGCCATTCATATATTTACATACATATGTTTATAaacatgtaaataaataaaaaacatatatacattaacatatattatgtatttatgtatgtttGTATATGATGTTTCTtgtaaaagtttaaattttgtgagTATAAGTTCATCACTTGtaatatttgcaaaattttctaaaaaggGTAGATTGAGAAAGTTGCTCAACCTAGTTGCCATTTAATGGCCTCTTTTCCTTgttgagagattttttttttttttttttttttttttttttttgtgaaggaagacttttattaaaataattaaagcaTGGCCAAATCAGCCTGAACGAAAGATAAAGTGCGAGATGGAACATCCTCTATCCACACAGTACAACTTTGTGTTGTCAAAGCTAGCCTAGCTAAACTGTAATCAACTTTATTACCATCTCTCTTTACATGAGAGTATGACAATTCTGAATATAAGCCGGAGAATAACGACACGTCTTTTATTAAATGGGCGTAAGGGGCCAACCCATATTCCTTGCATCTGAGGGCCTTGACAACCATTTCTGAATCACCCTCAACAATGGCTCTATGAAGTCCTAACTCACTACCAAATTCCACAGCCCTACACGCTGCCAATGCCTCGACTTCCATGGGTTGGTAAGCCTGGTCCAGTTGCTGTACAAGTGAAGCAATAACCTCCCCATGACAGTCCCATACAACAACACCAATCCCAGATTTGTTGTCTGCATTTGAAAGTGCTCCATCATAGTTGATCTTATAGCTGTCTGGTGCAGGTGCTATCCACGTTGTTTGAGGCGTAGAGCTTGAGTTAATTCGGCTAAACCTGAGGTTGCTTCTTCGAATTTCGTTCCAGCTCTCCTCTGCCATCTTTTGCAAATCTTTGGTTAGGCAACAAGTGTGATTCAGACTGAGCTTGTTCCTTTGGTTCCAAATGCTCCACACCTGAATAGCGAAAAGGTCCAAAGGCTTCCCATTTTCATAAATCTAGCTGCACAGCCCTTTGAAATCTTCAAAATGAACCCTTGAACGAAAGTTCCACCTGTCACCGTCCCACACCTCATTCAAGCCCGTGCAACTCCACAAAGCATGCAAAGTATCTGCTTGTAAGGAGCAACAGTCACATATGGGattttgtaaaattgttatCTGGACTAGGTTTTGCTTCGTTGGAAGAGAGTTTCTACAAGCACGCCATAACAAGTTCTTGTATTTGTTTGGGACGTGTAGGAACCAAATGCTTTTCCATAAATTCTTGTC encodes:
- the LOC115990921 gene encoding uncharacterized protein LOC115990921 — its product is MAEESWNEIRRSNLRFSRINSSSTPQTTWIAPAPDSYKINYDGALSNADNKSGIGVVVWDCHGEVIASLVQQLDQAYQPMEVEALAACRAVEFGSELGLHRAIVEGDSEMVVKALRCKEYGLAPYAHLIKDVSLFSGLYSELSYSHVKRDGNKVDYSLARLALTTQSCTVWIEDVPSRTLSFVQADLAML